Within Limanda limanda chromosome 17, fLimLim1.1, whole genome shotgun sequence, the genomic segment tgtgttttttttttgcctctggTTAACGTGTGCGCTCTCTGCAGGACAACAGTGAGGACAACACTCCCCCGTGTGCACATGAGACAGAGCAGACGCTGCTGCGAGGCGTACcgacataaacaaacatctgatgAGAACAATTTGAAAGAAATGTACCACGAAGTTAGTGTTGTAAAgctgctctcgctctctctgtcgtATAGTGTTAgttaactcctcctcctcttctcctcctgctcgctAACGAAATAAAATACTGGTTATGAATGGCTATGATGTACACGCCTCATCCAATCTCactttcactcactcacacactcggtcgatacacaaacacacacacacacacacacacacacacactcctcctcctcctggcctTCCCTTCATCAGAAGAAGGAGTACTGGTTATCGATGGCTCTGGGcgccctcgctccctccctctcttctccctccacagCGTCCAGCTGGCGGAGAGGAGTGtccctgtccctctcctcccagtcctccactcctcctccactccccccgccgctgccgccgctccctcctcctcctgtcgctgCCATCGTCACCAcaggcgctgctgctgctcctcctcctcctcccgctcctcctcctcctcccatctccgtctcatttcctctctcctgtggcGGAGTCGGTGGCGGCGGCCGGCCCGgcggcaggggggggggctgagggggGCTACGGGGTCTGCTGGTCAAGTCTGCatgaaggagaagcagaggagagatggtgaaaagaaagaagaaggaaacGTAGAagcaaaggaggagaaagagggaggaggaggaaaaaagtgacaAAGTGTGAGAAGTgaagtgggaggagagagagagacagtgaggtgGGAGGAGTCTGTGATCATGGAGTCCACGGGAGTCATGGAGGcgtccgacacacacacacacacacacacgcacacgcacacgcacacactcacacacacacactcacactcacactcacactcacactcacactcacacacacacgggtgagaggggggggcagggggcaTTTCtatgaaacacattttccacTCAGGGTGATGAGGAGCGTTGGGAACCAGGATCCGGTTCCGACCGGTTCCGACCGGACCGGGTCACAGAGCCGGTTCCGGGGCCTGTGATGATCTGTTCACcgctcattctctctctctctctttctctctctcactcgtacactcctcctctctcagccGAGTCCGGTCTCACTTACACACAGTCAGAGATGGGGGTTGATGGAGAGTCAGGATGGCGCGTGGTGATGACGTCACAGACTGTAGGCCGACTGCCCGCCCTGTCCCGGCCTGCAAGGGGACGAGCCAACGgatacaacacacaaacagagaggtCAGAACACAACGGGACACGGAGGTCAGATGGAAAACACTGCGGCGGCACGTCACATGACCGAGAGGAAGTCGTTAACAACACATGTGTGGTTGGTTtctattttaatacatttaaaaggtGAACTCCTGATGAACACcggtgtggaggagctgaaaacaacaacactgatcatgtcccgcctcctgctgctctacaggctcctcCCCTCTAACAAGGCTCCGCCCCTCCCCTGGATGTTCCCCACAcgttcctgtttgaacgagtcggacccgacaacctgctgctgctgatctatCTATCAGTCATTTtcctgagttcatgtctgaaaacagtttgaGAGAAACCGACCAATGTAGTTTAAAATCTGGGATTATATCACAAGCTGATTCCAAATCAGtggtgaagagatgaagagggaagGATGACATGAAACATGAGGGACAATGACCAGCGCTGCttcaggacagacacacattaaaGGTCTGGTCGTCTTTGCCGAGTCAGAGTCgagtagggatgggggaaaaaatcgattccgTTACAAATCttgattcttgtgaatgacggatataatatatgaatatgatatgttgcctcccaaatcgatttttttttaatttaaatttttatttttttattttttaaatacatatttattggtttatacgggggggggtatatggggggagcaacatcaccccagagcatgttgaccagctcttgtttttgcacaagaatctaaacacacccaagcactagctttgcatcgcctacacacaaacaacaatagcctactttttgtttatttcaaagtttatattttaagtaaacttttattcattctatttaatttaccttttatttattgtttaaaagtagcctaagtggcttacacttcttaatctgtcagtttgtgtgcagttgactggggctttacaataatagggaacatcttatttattttctctattggctgcccggcagtcattaagttaatgttaatatttgaaatgaaacttgtaaagttctaagtgaatttgactgtgttgtatttgaaggaatgattcaacatttttccatggtccagtatttaaaaaaaaaaataaccaaaagaaatcccaggaaatcgtaatatcgaatcgcaatacatatcgtatcgccacctaagtatcgtgatagtatcgggaggtccctgccgattcccgtccctagagTCGAgtgtcctcctccagcctcctgctgacctgctgacctgctgacctgctgaccGGCCCTCACTTTACTGTTAAACCCCAAAACCACGAAGCGACGCCCCGTTTATCGtgggaacataaatatgaattcagcaggtttttgtAAAGATCAGATCGAAGTGTGATGATTAGAAAACAGCAGAGGATCAGAGTCACGTGTTGACCTGCGGAGTAATGAGCCTCGCTGCTGCCAGGGGGCGCCACACTGATACTGTCAAGACCAAAATGACTTTCTAAAGCACAGATCATGAGGCCAGTGAAGACGCACACCTGTAGGAGTCACACagggaaaacaaaataatgtgtAGCAAGGAAATTCTCTGATGAATCGATAATTGTTCTGCTACGATTGTTGATAATCGTAGCCgtctgaacaggaagtgaaacacagAATGTGTCTCAACCTCAAAACACATCAGCAGGTTGGAAGGTGGATAAATTCCCCgatcttcatcagtttttaGAGTTACcaggcgtaaccatagcaacagttaGTGCATAACAGTGTTCAGGTGACTCCATTAGTAACTGTAGGTGCAGTAACAACACAGGACAatgacacaataaaacacagacgGGACAGACACACCTCGGACCAGAACGAGTTTTCCCTCTCAGGGGTTTCGTGCACGTGAGAGAACTGTCGACTCAGCGTCACCTGACTCTGTATCTGTAACCATGGAGACTCGGGCTGACTCGTACCTGGCTGGCGAACGGCGGTGGCGCCCACGAAGCTGATGAGCGTGACGTCGGAGGCGCCGCCGGACTCCAGAGGGATCGGGTGCACCCGGAAGTGCTCCAACATGTCGAAGATGGACTGGAACCAGAGGTGCTGCACCCGGCACTGCCCGTCCTCGTTCAGAGACAGACGCAGGTGCTGAGGGACGAGAGACGAGATGAAAAGTCTCCACATTGAACTCAACGCTTCAGAACTCAGACAACATGTCCCTCTGTGATCAGGACTAATGTTCACGTGCTGGTTAGTGGGAGTCGAGGAATTCCTTCATCTgatatctgtgtgttttgttctttaaaGTCTGAATGTGTAAACAACATGGAGGCTACAAAATAAcatgtgttgtattttattattcagaGCGATTGAACAGCTGGTAACTGCTTCCAGAggaattttgtttttccttgttACGAAGGTTAATAATTCAGATCAGTGAACAGTTACAACCAACAACCAGAAATACAATCTGCAAATCTGTAAATCTATACCGTCAATCATACATTTCTAAATACACTTAATTCCGTCATGTTTTTGACTTCAACAAGTGATTCTTGCTGACACACAGTCTCTGACCAGCGTCCGATGAGGCTTAGATCATACGACTGCTTCTaaagaggttttttttacaatgtatttacatttacaaaacaatcattgggctactgccactatatctctcctctctcatcagctggaattgtAATACCCACAATACCCGCTCCCAGAGCCGGCTTTCATTATATCTgcctcgtgttaagaccaacttggggaagacagctttctgttataaagcaccctacatttggaatgaggtccaaaaatcttgaaagttgcgctcatttgtttcattgacggagttctggagtctggtctcatgtacagctgacttctcctgcagtgactgtaactgctagttgacttggccatagtattttattgacaaattgttttataccttgtattactgtgtatatatatatgcatatttatttcattcctatttattaaatttattaacttttaatgtatcaacttttttattgtaccctcggcaacattgtaaatgagggtcttatccctcagtgtgtcttccgaggcttaaataaatattcaatcaatcaggTTAGTGTTCAGACGCTTCAGCATCGGCACAGGAAAACATGACTAACAGAACGACCCTGAAGACGTCTCTCTGTGGGAAGGAGGTTTTCACTCCTCTGCAGAGGGAGgagcctcctgcttcctccgtCTGAGCCCGACGCTGCAGTTTCCTCTCCAGGGAAACATCCCTCTGTGTCCAGCTTTACTCCGGGACTCACCTTGGCTTTGCCCTGGAAGTTAAAGGTGAGGACATATTCTCCACGCCGTGTCTCGCTCTGGCGAACCAGGAAGACGCCGTGGCTCGCCGGGCCTCCGGCCAACACCAGCTGAGCAGCTTTGAGGCGGGACAGCGTGCCGTGGAACCACTGGCACTCGCTGAGGGGATGCTCCACGGCCTCGGACGACGTCACCTCAGAGAACAGGAAGGAGCCTGAACCAGTGGAAGAGACTTTTGTTATTTGAAAGCATCCAGAATATAAAGCTTCATACTGAGCTGTAGACGGAGAGGAAGGGAGATCAGAGTTAGGATGCTGTTGACCTGTGGCATCTGGCGTCTCTGCAAAGGGTGTGCCTAGACTAGCCCCGCCTCCACCGAGAATCCGGCCGTCTGGTTCGTCGAGAGGAGCTCGAGGCGGCAGCTCCGGTGGGAGAGGATCCATCAGAGGTGACGAGCCTCCGATGCCTCCGTACAACACTGACACGAGAGGCACAGACAACAAGAGATGTGAGTGTTCATGGTCCCAGGAGGTTTCTTCATGAACAGGAGAGTGAACCAGAGCAGCTGCATCACACGCTCACCTTGTGAAAGACGGTCAACGATCTCCGGAGTCCCACTGATGTCCAACGGGCCGCCACAGCCGCCCTCAGCATCGTCCTGCtcgctgtgggggggggagggggagaagcAGTTATTACCCAGAGTCGCTGAGTGATCCGACTCGACTCGTCATCCTGCTGCCGGGCGTTACCTGAGACAGATGCCGTTCCTGATGTCGCTCAGCCACGCCCTCATCTGCACGGCGTCTCGTGTCTCGATCACATACTGCGCCGACGCCTCCAGCTGAGACGAAGAGAAACAAGGAATCAGACCTTTAATTACACTCGTTCACACTCACTCGTTCCACTGAGACTCCGCCTCTTTGACCTCTGCAGGAGAaatgctcctccagctcctgaactgctcctccttctccccatGAGGAGTGATTACCTGCAGCAGGAACGTGTTCTCCTTGTCCGGCACCTCCAGCGCCGTGGTGCTCCTCACGTCCCCGATGGAGCAGCACGGCACCGTCAGCCGCGGCTTCGACGACTGCAGAGACAACGAGCTGagtaaacatctggaggaacaTCTGGAGGAACAGAGAGCAACGCTTCCACACGGGAGGGAAACACTCACCTTGGGTGGAATGAAGAACTCCAGGTAGTACTCCTCCCCCCGCTCGCCGCCCTCTCGGTCCCGCTCTCTGAGGACCAGGCGACACTTGTGCCAGCGGCCTCCTCGCCACGGCACGTTCCCGCCGCTGATCAGCGGCTGCACCGGACTCtgagccgccgccgccgaggCCGCGTGGTTGTTGTCCGTACCGTGATGCAACAAACTGAAGGAGAAGCCAGAGAAGCCGTGGCTTCCACTCAACTCGTCGCTGGACGAGCTGAcgctcacccccccctcccgcaCCAGTCGGCCCACCCTCCTCGGCGGCCccatggcggcggcggcggcgctgcTCGGAGGCAgcgtggaggaggtggagtaaGCGCAGGAAGCGGTGGGGGTGAGGACAGGGGGAGGGGAACGCGACAGTCTGAGTTTCTCCAGCCGATGACTCCACTTCTCCTTCTCGCCTCCTTCGCCGTTGCTCCGCCTCCGATCCCGAGCCGCctccgacagagagagagaggtggcgCTGCTCGAGGACGAGGgcggcagagaggaggaggaggagtgggggagggagaggggcatggacagagagacgggcatgg encodes:
- the sh2b1 gene encoding SH2B adapter protein 1; protein product: MNGSLLTPPSPRAASSSPLPPSPSPSPSPPSPSMLPLTPRPPPLPPLVSPPPQAHPSSLSDTPTPSPSPCLSWTEFCELHARVAAGDFARHFRAFLQENPHYSPDSAAAFCRRFTDRFVRHFQSELGGALPPASGRDEMMSWAPPSDATSLEEEAVSPLSATEGVVLPCPPTGMMRALSKPTPPRLVLENRSGDRFQDSYAIGQVLPPSSSSSCCSSVGGNNGRREERGAVVAPGNGEAPVEEEEDSWLGGASVGEDVDPEEQEAAEVENDDSTSQVPASPSSDTPPDARGNGTPNSSKNKLKKRFSLRSVGRSVRGSVRGILHWRSSSSDSAQSQLPSSYSYTGGVQDAALVSTSKRNSGTQPPTPTSSMPVSLSMPLSLPHSSSSSLPPSSSSSATSLSLSEAARDRRRSNGEGGEKEKWSHRLEKLRLSRSPPPVLTPTASCAYSTSSTLPPSSAAAAAMGPPRRVGRLVREGGVSVSSSSDELSGSHGFSGFSFSLLHHGTDNNHAASAAAAQSPVQPLISGGNVPWRGGRWHKCRLVLRERDREGGERGEEYYLEFFIPPKSSKPRLTVPCCSIGDVRSTTALEVPDKENTFLLQLEASAQYVIETRDAVQMRAWLSDIRNGICLSEQDDAEGGCGGPLDISGTPEIVDRLSQVLYGGIGGSSPLMDPLPPELPPRAPLDEPDGRILGGGGASLGTPFAETPDATGSFLFSEVTSSEAVEHPLSECQWFHGTLSRLKAAQLVLAGGPASHGVFLVRQSETRRGEYVLTFNFQGKAKHLRLSLNEDGQCRVQHLWFQSIFDMLEHFRVHPIPLESGGASDVTLISFVGATAVRQPGRDRAGSRPTVCDVITTRHPDSPSTPISDCVLDQQTP